In the genome of Pseudomonas sp. P5_109, one region contains:
- a CDS encoding amidohydrolase, with protein sequence MTKLWDGPIIDAHHHFWDPTINDHPWLAPEANVPFRYGDYSAIKRRYFPEDYFADAGSHNVVQTVYVETEWNPQDPIGETRFIEQLAARYGVPNAVVAQAWLDHPDAIDVLTEQARFKHVRSVRHKPGGPATPQQVGHMRSLMSDERWRRSYAALEGLGLHFDLQTPWWNLHEAERLARDFPGITLILNHAGLPNDRSAEGLAGWRLAMARLAQWPNVRVKISGLGQGGQRWRAKDNAWIVREVIAMFGSDRAMFASNFPVDSLCGSFEDIYSGFKSIVADLPMADQERLFHSNAQRVYRCEPCAIDRARPEPLRSEA encoded by the coding sequence ATGACTAAGTTGTGGGACGGCCCGATCATCGACGCCCATCATCACTTCTGGGACCCAACGATCAACGATCACCCGTGGCTCGCCCCCGAAGCCAATGTTCCGTTTCGCTACGGTGATTACAGCGCCATCAAGCGCCGCTATTTTCCCGAGGATTACTTTGCCGATGCCGGCTCCCATAACGTCGTGCAAACGGTGTACGTCGAGACTGAATGGAACCCCCAGGACCCGATTGGCGAAACCCGTTTCATCGAGCAACTGGCCGCCCGTTACGGCGTGCCGAATGCGGTTGTTGCGCAAGCCTGGCTCGACCACCCGGACGCCATCGATGTCCTGACCGAACAGGCGCGCTTCAAGCATGTGCGCAGCGTTCGGCACAAACCTGGCGGGCCGGCCACGCCGCAACAAGTCGGTCACATGCGCAGCCTGATGAGCGATGAGCGTTGGCGTCGCAGCTATGCCGCGCTCGAAGGGCTGGGCCTGCATTTCGATTTGCAGACACCCTGGTGGAACCTGCACGAAGCCGAACGCCTGGCCCGGGACTTTCCCGGCATCACGCTGATTCTCAACCATGCCGGTTTGCCCAACGACCGCAGTGCCGAAGGCCTGGCGGGCTGGCGTCTGGCGATGGCGCGACTGGCGCAATGGCCGAACGTGCGGGTGAAGATTTCCGGCCTGGGGCAGGGCGGCCAGCGCTGGCGTGCCAAGGACAACGCCTGGATCGTGCGCGAAGTGATCGCCATGTTCGGCAGCGACAGAGCAATGTTCGCCAGCAACTTTCCGGTGGACAGCCTGTGCGGCTCGTTCGAGGACATCTACAGCGGTTTCAAATCCATCGTCGCCGATTTGCCAATGGCCGATCAGGAGCGACTTTTCCATAGCAACGCGCAGCGGGTCTATCGCTGCGAGCCTTGCGCCATTGACCGGGCGCGGCCTGAACCCTTGAGGAGTGAAGCATGA
- a CDS encoding MFS transporter → MTRPDSALALSSAISKSRLRLLPFLILMYILAFIDRSNVGFAKAALQADTGLGDAAFAFGASIFFIGYAFFEVPSNYMLHRLGAKVWLCRIMVTWGLVSAAMMFAHNAETFYVLRFLLGVAEAGFFPGIILYLTYWFPAQSRGQALGLFYFGLPLALVLGSPLSGWLLEFHGVFGLTNWQWLFVVEGLMASVVGIAAYFYLVNRPSDATWLSVEEKQALGTALAEEDAQKKHSSPHGFLSALRNPRVLQFCLAYFTIQMSVYGVVFYLPTRIAGLLDGHVGLNVGLITAIPWICALIVTRLVTRYADRTGQHRRLAVCMLTMAALGIAASALGTSMVPVVLAFCFAAAGFVSVQPLFWTIPTSYLSGAAAAGGIALINSIGNLGGFVAPNLKTVMESSFADPRAGMFALATVGIIGAVLLSRLRTTHTPKSPSQLTPAQVG, encoded by the coding sequence ATGACCCGCCCAGATTCCGCCCTGGCGCTGTCCAGCGCTATCTCCAAAAGCCGGCTTCGCCTGCTGCCGTTTCTGATCCTGATGTACATCCTGGCGTTCATCGATCGCTCCAACGTCGGCTTCGCCAAAGCGGCGTTGCAGGCCGACACCGGGTTGGGCGATGCCGCGTTCGCGTTCGGCGCGAGCATCTTCTTCATCGGTTACGCGTTCTTCGAAGTGCCTAGCAATTACATGCTGCATCGCCTCGGCGCCAAGGTCTGGCTGTGCCGGATCATGGTCACCTGGGGCCTGGTGTCGGCGGCGATGATGTTTGCTCACAATGCCGAAACTTTCTACGTGCTGCGCTTCCTGCTGGGTGTGGCTGAAGCCGGGTTCTTCCCGGGGATCATCCTTTACCTCACCTACTGGTTCCCGGCGCAGAGCCGTGGCCAGGCGCTGGGCCTGTTCTATTTCGGCCTGCCCCTGGCGCTGGTGTTGGGCAGCCCGTTGTCCGGCTGGTTGCTGGAATTCCACGGCGTGTTCGGCCTGACCAACTGGCAATGGCTGTTCGTTGTCGAAGGCTTGATGGCTTCGGTAGTCGGCATCGCGGCGTACTTCTACCTGGTCAATCGCCCAAGCGACGCGACCTGGTTGAGCGTTGAAGAAAAACAGGCGCTGGGCACTGCCCTGGCCGAAGAAGACGCACAGAAAAAACACAGCAGCCCCCACGGTTTCCTCAGTGCCTTGCGCAACCCTCGGGTGCTGCAATTCTGCTTGGCGTATTTCACCATTCAGATGAGCGTGTACGGCGTGGTGTTCTACCTGCCGACCCGTATCGCAGGTTTGCTTGACGGGCATGTTGGCCTGAACGTCGGCCTGATCACCGCAATCCCGTGGATCTGCGCGCTGATCGTGACCCGCCTCGTCACTCGCTATGCCGACCGTACCGGCCAGCACCGTCGCCTCGCCGTGTGCATGCTGACCATGGCTGCCCTTGGTATCGCCGCCTCCGCGCTGGGTACGAGCATGGTGCCGGTTGTCCTCGCGTTCTGCTTCGCGGCTGCCGGTTTCGTCTCTGTGCAACCGCTGTTCTGGACCATCCCCACCAGCTACCTCAGCGGTGCCGCCGCGGCGGGCGGGATCGCCCTGATCAACTCTATCGGCAACCTCGGCGGCTTCGTTGCACCGAACCTGAAAACCGTGATGGAAAGCAGTTTTGCAGACCCCCGCGCCGGCATGTTCGCCCTGGCCACGGTTGGCATTATCGGCGCCGTCCTGCTGTCCCGACTTCGTACCACCCACACCCCTAAATCCCCCTCGCAGCTCACACCGGCTCAGGTTGGCTGA
- a CDS encoding 4-hydroxythreonine-4-phosphate dehydrogenase PdxA, whose translation MSKSTIAMVLGDPAGIGPELIARLLGEPDVRAQANVILIADEAEMRRGMRIAGMEFPYRRVESLEHLAFVDDTPLFYDFRGDTVGEFARSEASVIGGRYSLDTLEKALRLTEAGITDAVLFGPLNKTSLHMAGMAHSDELHWFAELLDFHGPFCEFNVLDNLWTSRVTSHVALADVPGLLSQQRVVEAIQLIDTALKRNGLEKPRIGVCGLNPHNGDNGSFGREELDIIGPAVRSAQTLGIAADGPYPADTIFLKVQGDASAFDAVVTMYHDQGQIAIKLMGFSRGVTVQGGLPIPITTPAHGTAFDIAGQGKANAGAIRQAFEIACRMGRNRH comes from the coding sequence ATGAGCAAATCCACCATCGCGATGGTCCTTGGCGACCCGGCAGGCATCGGCCCGGAACTGATCGCCCGCTTGCTCGGCGAGCCCGACGTGCGCGCTCAGGCCAACGTGATCCTGATCGCCGACGAAGCGGAAATGCGTCGCGGCATGCGCATCGCCGGGATGGAGTTTCCCTATCGTCGCGTCGAGTCCCTGGAGCATCTGGCATTCGTCGATGACACGCCGTTGTTCTATGACTTTCGTGGCGACACCGTCGGTGAGTTTGCGCGCAGTGAGGCCAGCGTCATCGGCGGGCGCTATAGCCTCGACACCCTGGAAAAGGCCCTGCGCCTGACCGAAGCGGGCATCACCGATGCGGTGCTGTTCGGGCCCTTGAACAAGACCTCGCTGCACATGGCCGGCATGGCGCACAGCGATGAGTTGCACTGGTTCGCCGAGCTGCTGGACTTCCACGGGCCGTTCTGCGAGTTCAACGTGCTCGACAACCTCTGGACTTCACGGGTGACCTCCCATGTGGCCCTGGCCGATGTACCAGGCCTGCTCAGCCAGCAACGGGTGGTGGAAGCGATTCAACTGATCGACACGGCGCTCAAGCGCAATGGTCTGGAGAAACCACGAATCGGTGTGTGTGGCTTGAATCCGCACAACGGCGACAACGGCTCGTTCGGTCGCGAGGAACTGGACATCATCGGCCCGGCCGTCCGCTCGGCGCAGACGCTGGGGATCGCGGCGGACGGGCCGTATCCGGCCGACACTATTTTCCTCAAGGTCCAGGGCGATGCCAGTGCCTTCGACGCGGTAGTGACCATGTACCACGATCAAGGCCAGATCGCGATTAAGCTGATGGGTTTTTCCCGTGGCGTGACGGTGCAGGGCGGGCTGCCGATTCCGATCACCACCCCGGCCCATGGCACTGCGTTCGACATCGCGGGGCAGGGTAAGGCGAATGCCGGTGCGATCCGCCAGGCGTTCGAGATTGCCTGCCGGATGGGTCGCAACCGCCACTGA
- a CDS encoding L-rhamnonate dehydratase, with amino-acid sequence MKIKAIRTRVFEWKGKVVPPQAHFCTNASDILFERGDAMGSFRFHGWLVVEVETDTGLVGIGNCALAPRVAKEIIDTYLAPIAIGEDPFDNEYIWQKMYRQSHAWGRKGIGMAAISAIDIAIWDIMGKAVNKPVFKLLGGRTKEKIWTYASKLYANDNLDLFLEEAQGYLSQGFTALKMRFGYGPKDGPAGMRRNIEQVRALRELAGPDVDIMLECYMGWTLEYARRMLPKLAEFEPRWLEEPVIADDIEGYIELKKMGIMPISGGEHEFTSYGFKDLLERRAVDVIQYDTNRVGGITAARKINAMAEAWSVPVIPHAGQMHNYHLTMSTTASPMAEFFPVFDVEVGNELFYYVFKGEPQPVNGYIQLDDNKPGLGLEISDEYLSDFNIIE; translated from the coding sequence ATGAAAATCAAAGCGATCCGTACCCGCGTTTTCGAGTGGAAAGGCAAAGTCGTGCCACCCCAGGCGCACTTCTGCACCAACGCCAGCGACATCCTGTTCGAACGTGGCGACGCCATGGGCTCGTTCCGTTTCCACGGCTGGCTGGTGGTAGAAGTCGAGACCGACACCGGCCTCGTTGGCATCGGTAACTGCGCCCTGGCGCCGCGTGTGGCCAAGGAAATCATCGACACCTACCTGGCACCGATCGCCATTGGCGAAGACCCGTTCGACAACGAATACATCTGGCAGAAAATGTACCGCCAGAGCCACGCCTGGGGCCGCAAGGGCATCGGCATGGCGGCGATCTCGGCGATCGACATCGCGATCTGGGACATCATGGGCAAAGCGGTGAACAAGCCGGTGTTCAAGCTGCTGGGCGGCCGCACCAAGGAAAAGATCTGGACCTACGCGTCCAAACTCTACGCCAACGACAACCTCGACCTGTTCCTCGAAGAGGCCCAGGGCTATCTGAGCCAGGGTTTCACCGCGCTGAAGATGCGCTTCGGCTATGGCCCGAAAGACGGCCCGGCCGGCATGCGTCGCAACATCGAACAAGTGCGCGCCCTGCGTGAGCTGGCCGGCCCTGACGTCGACATCATGCTCGAATGCTACATGGGCTGGACCCTCGAATATGCGCGTCGCATGTTGCCGAAACTGGCCGAGTTCGAACCTCGCTGGCTCGAAGAACCGGTGATCGCCGATGACATCGAAGGCTACATCGAACTGAAGAAGATGGGGATCATGCCGATCTCCGGCGGCGAGCACGAGTTCACCTCCTACGGGTTCAAGGACCTGCTGGAACGCCGTGCCGTCGATGTGATCCAGTACGACACCAACCGCGTAGGCGGTATTACCGCCGCGCGCAAGATCAACGCCATGGCCGAAGCCTGGTCGGTGCCGGTCATCCCGCACGCCGGGCAGATGCACAACTACCACCTGACCATGTCCACCACGGCCTCGCCGATGGCCGAGTTCTTCCCGGTGTTCGATGTCGAAGTCGGCAACGAGCTCTTCTACTACGTGTTCAAGGGCGAGCCGCAACCGGTCAACGGCTACATCCAGCTCGACGACAACAAACCGGGGCTGGGTCTGGAAATCTCCGATGAGTACCTGAGCGATTTCAACATCATCGAGTGA
- a CDS encoding MFS transporter, producing the protein MATAKASNVRWRIFAIIFALTMVNLIDRVSLSIAMPTIAHEFSLSPSLQGLILSSFFWAYALLQIPGGWLIDRLGPHRVISWSTGLWGTFQVLAAFATGGLSLLFARVALGAAEAPLFPSGGKLISLWLAPNERSRGAVLMDSGSPLGVALGGLIIAYLIASLDSWRLAFVIAGIATLVLAWLARRYLRDDPASHPQVNEAELEKINVGRATPAAEAARIPVKGLGIAARSLSGLLIGRASWAMVYFGLLTWGPSYLAQARGFDIKGIGAATFVIFICGALGSLTGGFLCDGLIRKGVSRGVAVKSLLAFSGLVALGAFLLLPTLSDPFAAVALLAMTAFFLMWGSLYWSFPALLAAPARVGLIGGVMNMAGSTGGIAVPILVGVILQAAGGFAPVLGFFAACSAVFVLATLFISLDEVRHD; encoded by the coding sequence ATGGCAACCGCCAAGGCCAGTAATGTGCGTTGGCGGATCTTCGCGATCATCTTCGCGTTGACCATGGTCAACCTGATCGACCGGGTGTCGCTGTCCATCGCGATGCCGACCATTGCTCATGAATTCTCCCTGTCACCTAGCCTGCAAGGGCTGATCCTCAGCAGCTTTTTCTGGGCATACGCGTTGTTGCAGATTCCCGGCGGCTGGTTGATCGATCGCTTAGGTCCGCATCGGGTAATCAGTTGGTCCACCGGATTGTGGGGGACGTTTCAGGTGCTGGCGGCGTTTGCCACCGGTGGCTTGTCCTTGTTGTTTGCCCGGGTTGCACTGGGCGCTGCCGAAGCCCCGCTGTTCCCGTCGGGCGGCAAACTGATTTCCCTGTGGCTCGCACCGAACGAGCGCAGTCGCGGTGCGGTATTGATGGACAGCGGCAGCCCGCTGGGTGTGGCCCTTGGCGGGTTGATCATTGCCTACCTGATTGCCTCGCTGGATTCCTGGCGCCTGGCGTTCGTGATTGCCGGTATCGCCACCCTTGTACTGGCCTGGCTGGCGCGGCGTTATCTGCGCGATGACCCGGCCAGCCATCCGCAGGTCAATGAAGCGGAGCTGGAAAAGATCAACGTCGGCCGCGCCACACCGGCCGCCGAAGCCGCGCGGATACCGGTCAAGGGCTTGGGCATTGCGGCCCGTTCCCTCAGCGGTTTGCTGATCGGCCGGGCCAGTTGGGCCATGGTGTATTTCGGTTTGCTGACCTGGGGGCCGAGCTATCTGGCCCAGGCCCGCGGCTTCGATATCAAGGGCATCGGCGCGGCGACTTTCGTGATTTTCATCTGCGGTGCGCTCGGCTCGTTGACCGGTGGCTTCCTCTGCGATGGTTTGATTCGCAAGGGCGTCAGTCGCGGTGTGGCGGTCAAGAGTCTGCTGGCGTTTTCCGGTCTGGTGGCCCTCGGCGCATTCCTGTTGCTGCCGACCCTGAGCGATCCTTTTGCGGCGGTGGCGCTATTGGCCATGACGGCGTTTTTCCTGATGTGGGGCAGTCTCTACTGGAGCTTCCCGGCGCTGCTGGCAGCTCCGGCGCGGGTCGGTTTGATCGGCGGCGTGATGAACATGGCCGGCAGCACCGGTGGCATTGCGGTGCCAATTCTGGTGGGCGTGATTCTGCAAGCGGCCGGCGGTTTTGCCCCGGTGCTCGGGTTCTTCGCGGCGTGCTCGGCGGTGTTTGTTCTAGCCACGTTGTTTATCAGCCTGGATGAGGTGCGTCATGACTAA